One part of the Terrimicrobium sacchariphilum genome encodes these proteins:
- the zwf gene encoding glucose-6-phosphate dehydrogenase, with amino-acid sequence MPDTNEGNPLREGLSSRNMPEPCAVVIFGATGDLTHRKLVPALYNLAADGALPPAVSVVGFARRDKTDEVFRTEIEEAARKFSRQKINDELWSSFSSSIFYHRSEFDNLEGYEALAKRLDELDAQRGTRGNRLFYLSAGPDQFPVILENLRKSGLNKAQPGSWARVIVEKPFGTDLPTAQILNNMVVEAFPEKDTFRIDHYLGKETAQNMMVLRFANAIFEQLWNSRYIDHVQITASEPLGVEGRAGYYDKSGALRDMVQNHLLQLLCLTAMEPPAGLDADAIRDEKVKVLKSLRPIVGDDVRKYVVRAQYGAGAINGKRVAAYRDEQGVNPTSVTETYVALQVNIDNWRWAGVPFFVRVGKRLPKACTEIAVQFKGAPAVLFNATGETIDSNVLVIRIQPDEGISLRMSAKMPGSSLQIEPVKMDFHYGTSFGKATPEAYERLLLDAMSGDATLFARRDEVEEAWKFVDALHDAWAKESEDLAMYSAGTWGPTEADELIKRHGATWRRL; translated from the coding sequence ATGCCAGATACCAACGAAGGAAATCCGCTCCGCGAAGGCCTCTCGAGCCGCAACATGCCCGAGCCCTGCGCCGTGGTGATTTTTGGCGCCACCGGCGACCTGACCCACCGGAAGCTGGTTCCCGCCCTGTACAATCTCGCAGCCGACGGAGCTCTCCCTCCCGCTGTGAGCGTGGTCGGATTTGCCCGACGCGACAAGACCGATGAAGTTTTCCGCACGGAAATCGAGGAGGCGGCCCGGAAGTTTTCCCGGCAGAAGATCAATGACGAGCTGTGGTCCAGCTTCTCGTCATCGATCTTCTATCACCGCAGCGAATTTGACAACCTGGAGGGCTACGAGGCTCTCGCCAAGCGGCTCGATGAGCTGGACGCCCAGCGCGGCACGCGCGGCAACCGCCTGTTTTATCTCTCTGCCGGTCCTGACCAGTTCCCGGTCATCCTCGAGAATCTCCGCAAGAGTGGCCTGAACAAAGCCCAGCCCGGCAGTTGGGCCCGCGTGATCGTCGAGAAGCCATTCGGCACCGACTTGCCGACAGCGCAGATCCTCAACAATATGGTCGTCGAGGCTTTCCCGGAAAAGGATACCTTCCGTATCGACCACTACCTCGGCAAGGAGACCGCACAAAACATGATGGTGTTGCGCTTTGCCAACGCGATCTTCGAGCAGTTGTGGAACTCCCGCTACATCGACCATGTGCAGATCACGGCCAGCGAGCCGCTCGGCGTGGAGGGACGTGCCGGGTACTATGACAAGTCAGGCGCCCTGCGCGACATGGTGCAAAACCATCTCCTGCAACTCCTCTGCCTCACCGCGATGGAACCGCCGGCAGGCCTCGATGCCGACGCCATCCGCGACGAGAAGGTGAAGGTCTTGAAATCCCTCCGTCCCATCGTGGGTGACGACGTGCGCAAGTACGTGGTGCGCGCCCAGTACGGTGCGGGAGCGATCAACGGCAAACGCGTGGCGGCCTATCGCGACGAGCAGGGCGTGAACCCGACATCCGTCACGGAGACCTACGTGGCGCTTCAGGTGAATATCGACAACTGGCGCTGGGCGGGCGTGCCGTTCTTTGTGCGCGTGGGCAAGCGTCTGCCCAAGGCCTGCACGGAAATCGCTGTGCAGTTCAAGGGCGCGCCGGCGGTGCTTTTCAATGCCACGGGCGAGACGATCGACAGCAACGTGCTCGTGATCCGTATCCAGCCCGACGAGGGCATCTCCCTGCGCATGAGTGCGAAGATGCCGGGTTCGAGCCTGCAGATTGAGCCGGTGAAGATGGATTTTCATTACGGCACCAGCTTTGGCAAGGCCACGCCGGAGGCTTACGAGCGCCTGCTCCTCGACGCGATGAGCGGCGACGCGACGCTCTTCGCCCGCCGCGACGAGGTCGAGGAGGCGTGGAAATTTGTTGATGCCCTGCATGATGCCTGGGCGAAGGAGTCTGAAGACCTCGCCATGTACTCCGCGGGCACGTGGGGGCCGACCGAGGCTGACGAACTCATCAAGCGCCACGGCGCAACCTGGAGAAGACTATGA
- a CDS encoding metallopeptidase family protein yields MVSWAEQISAETLKELPLEVRTALDEVPIFFEALPSEKDIDEGIAPDTLGLFDPGPDSAPMACIRLWLENIWDEAEEAGTTFEEEVRITLLHEIGHLLGWDEDEVEDRGLA; encoded by the coding sequence ATGGTCTCCTGGGCGGAGCAGATTTCCGCGGAAACGCTAAAGGAACTCCCCCTGGAAGTACGCACGGCTTTGGATGAGGTGCCGATTTTCTTCGAGGCGCTTCCCTCCGAAAAAGATATCGACGAGGGAATCGCCCCCGACACACTCGGTCTCTTTGATCCGGGTCCGGATTCCGCACCCATGGCGTGTATCCGGCTCTGGTTGGAGAATATCTGGGATGAGGCGGAAGAGGCTGGCACCACGTTTGAGGAGGAAGTGCGAATCACCCTGCTTCACGAGATCGGCCACCTTCTGGGCTGGGATGAGGATGAGGTGGAGGATCGCGGCCTCGCCTAG
- a CDS encoding protein kinase domain-containing protein, with protein sequence METSPRAPLRAMLARVSPDDLVIYANASLCQYLGVSKRDLVGTPLDVLAARCQGEISTCFVRDVSHRTSNHLVTDAEGRVFEAKVYSEGGVLDIVLDEVSSTEFVGSDLRYVSGTPFESLEEDELRTARLPERRYITIGHTQLRGLSEVSERSSAMDVRLLVNCFIEEAGDAIWESGCTVGEIQGGSILGIYGAPRYFADHPLRAIRAACEQMAKMSRIHGEFLRQGKELPPCSCGLWTGDTLVGSVGNSYTQHYTALGKPVELARRLSDLARPGETILPEHTLTHLLRVLPPGWQHVRAENSTEPDLSDFQWVGDEVAPLPENLKRIVYLVGPDVQNNASNAEYYFDYLWSFRVPGRDQTVPILRVVRPQEVGDSLELRDDNVISQSVQTVGKYKLIEVVGTGGMGKVWRGIDRFGNSVAIKVLHTAESVTEAQLKRFRREAEVMARLPHRNICRVYEMNEFEGIHYLAMEFVNGLPLYDLLYESTPTDSEKTPSREHVDLPALISSIRSAKSLRDSLPPPEGENGPEVSRPKDTRILPVEQTLNIFLKVCDAVQFAHEHGVLHRDLKPGNILLREDGEPLVADFGLAKLSADGTHSLSVTGHVVGTLENMAPEQAESSKDVDERADVYSLGTILYQMLTGRRHFEATGNIIGDAQALQSHEPPKLRSINPNIDPDLEIITLKALRNDPAERYRNVAALSADIGRFRKGEVISAKPVQAIDLVKKLIQRNRAVAAVTAASILVFITGTLVAIVILSRQLKRAQDASDFAHQQQAFAEEQRALAEMRRRAAEDQETKARAAQVRAEEQEKIARDALDEARRAKELGAEATALTETERKRREEAEKNAQANEQLLRETRERMENLRIAAENSQETHRAAPADASPDPSFEEQMKEAIRISRWDLAPLEVQRLARTPSEIIRRVSSAIDQSSMVLLANPTFAPAWLLKGRMHLALLECDLAADSFAQAAKYGKSEIADDALRLHSVAQDALKSFGDRPERALSLLSDANLPGNESTVAIIKTLSEKNSRRSAAVTETRIPSSNEVALSLLTRNPGISTPTLSSDSSGRFTVTLKTSGDLNDLSPLKPLNVSSLTIQGATGIDWNSLLGLPLEKLALTDCRIDSLPMSRTLLRVKSIDLSGSRITSIDALRLVAALEDLSLANTYVGDLSPLAGSRYLRRLDISGLNPAGIRVLAALPLDSLTLSPEIITDLSWVAIVRNHRSIKILRTPNDPADQKAADFFQRIDHQVSP encoded by the coding sequence ATGGAAACCTCCCCTAGGGCGCCGCTGAGGGCGATGCTGGCCAGGGTGTCGCCGGATGACCTGGTGATCTACGCGAATGCTTCGCTATGCCAATATCTCGGAGTTTCCAAGCGCGACCTCGTAGGCACCCCCCTCGACGTGCTGGCCGCTCGATGCCAGGGCGAAATCTCCACCTGCTTCGTCCGCGACGTCAGTCACCGCACCAGCAACCACCTCGTCACCGATGCCGAGGGGCGGGTGTTTGAAGCAAAGGTCTACAGCGAGGGCGGTGTGCTCGATATCGTGCTCGACGAGGTTTCCAGCACGGAATTTGTCGGCAGTGATCTGCGCTATGTCAGCGGCACGCCTTTTGAATCGCTCGAAGAGGATGAATTGCGCACCGCTCGCCTCCCGGAGCGCCGTTACATCACCATCGGTCACACCCAGCTCCGCGGTCTTTCCGAGGTGAGCGAACGCAGCTCGGCCATGGACGTTCGCCTCCTGGTCAATTGCTTCATCGAGGAGGCCGGAGATGCCATTTGGGAGTCCGGCTGCACCGTGGGCGAGATCCAGGGCGGCTCAATCCTCGGCATCTACGGAGCACCGCGCTATTTCGCCGACCACCCGCTGCGCGCCATCCGGGCGGCCTGTGAGCAGATGGCCAAGATGTCACGCATTCACGGAGAGTTCCTCCGCCAGGGCAAGGAGCTTCCTCCATGTTCCTGCGGACTCTGGACCGGAGATACCCTCGTCGGGTCCGTCGGCAACTCGTACACCCAGCACTACACCGCTCTCGGGAAGCCTGTGGAGCTCGCTCGCCGGCTCTCCGACCTTGCCCGGCCGGGCGAAACCATCCTTCCCGAGCATACTCTCACACATCTCCTACGGGTATTGCCTCCTGGATGGCAGCACGTCCGCGCGGAGAACTCTACGGAACCTGATCTCAGTGATTTCCAGTGGGTCGGCGATGAGGTGGCTCCCCTACCGGAAAACCTGAAGCGTATCGTCTATCTCGTCGGTCCGGACGTGCAAAACAATGCTTCCAACGCCGAATACTACTTCGATTATCTCTGGTCATTCCGCGTGCCAGGTCGCGACCAGACCGTTCCCATCCTGCGCGTCGTGCGACCGCAGGAGGTTGGCGACTCCCTTGAGCTGCGCGACGACAACGTCATCTCCCAGTCCGTCCAGACCGTCGGAAAATATAAACTCATCGAGGTTGTCGGCACCGGCGGCATGGGCAAGGTCTGGCGAGGTATCGATCGATTCGGCAACTCCGTCGCGATCAAGGTCCTTCACACCGCGGAATCCGTCACCGAGGCGCAGCTGAAGCGCTTTCGTCGCGAAGCTGAGGTGATGGCCCGTCTGCCTCATCGCAATATCTGCCGTGTGTATGAGATGAACGAATTCGAGGGAATCCACTACCTCGCCATGGAGTTCGTCAATGGTCTTCCGCTCTACGATCTGCTGTACGAGAGCACACCGACCGATTCCGAAAAGACGCCCAGCCGTGAGCACGTCGATCTGCCCGCGCTCATTTCGTCCATTCGGTCTGCCAAGTCGCTGCGCGACAGCCTGCCACCGCCAGAAGGGGAGAATGGGCCCGAAGTCAGCCGCCCCAAGGACACCCGCATCCTCCCTGTCGAGCAGACTCTCAACATATTCCTCAAGGTTTGCGACGCCGTGCAGTTTGCCCACGAGCATGGCGTGCTCCATCGGGACCTGAAACCCGGCAACATCCTGCTGCGCGAGGATGGCGAGCCATTGGTGGCAGACTTCGGCCTCGCCAAACTCAGCGCTGATGGCACTCACTCGCTCTCCGTCACCGGGCATGTGGTCGGCACATTGGAAAACATGGCCCCCGAGCAGGCCGAATCGAGCAAGGATGTCGACGAGCGCGCCGACGTATACAGCCTGGGCACGATCCTGTACCAGATGCTGACGGGGCGCCGACACTTCGAGGCTACAGGCAACATCATCGGCGACGCGCAGGCTCTCCAGTCCCACGAGCCTCCCAAGCTCCGCTCGATCAATCCCAACATCGATCCCGACCTCGAGATCATCACACTAAAGGCATTGCGCAATGACCCCGCCGAACGCTATCGCAATGTCGCCGCGCTCAGCGCCGATATCGGGCGTTTTCGCAAGGGCGAGGTCATCTCGGCCAAGCCAGTGCAGGCCATCGACCTCGTCAAGAAGCTCATCCAGCGCAATCGCGCCGTCGCCGCCGTCACGGCCGCCTCCATCCTGGTCTTTATCACCGGCACGCTCGTCGCCATCGTCATTCTCTCTCGTCAGCTCAAGCGCGCGCAGGATGCCTCGGATTTCGCCCATCAGCAGCAGGCCTTCGCCGAGGAGCAGCGCGCGCTCGCTGAAATGCGCCGCCGCGCAGCGGAGGATCAGGAAACCAAAGCCCGCGCCGCCCAGGTACGCGCGGAAGAGCAGGAAAAAATCGCCCGGGATGCCCTGGACGAGGCCCGGCGAGCGAAGGAACTCGGCGCAGAAGCCACCGCCCTCACCGAAACCGAGCGAAAACGCCGTGAGGAGGCCGAGAAAAACGCCCAGGCCAACGAACAGCTGCTGCGCGAAACTCGCGAACGCATGGAAAACCTGCGCATCGCCGCGGAGAACTCACAGGAAACCCATCGCGCGGCTCCTGCCGACGCCTCTCCCGATCCCTCCTTCGAAGAGCAGATGAAGGAGGCCATTCGTATCTCGCGCTGGGATCTCGCTCCTCTCGAGGTTCAGCGTCTCGCACGCACGCCCTCGGAGATCATTCGCCGCGTCAGCAGCGCCATCGATCAGTCCTCAATGGTCCTTCTGGCCAATCCCACCTTTGCCCCGGCCTGGCTCCTCAAGGGTCGCATGCATCTCGCGCTGCTTGAGTGCGACCTTGCTGCCGACAGCTTTGCCCAGGCCGCGAAGTATGGAAAAAGCGAGATCGCCGATGATGCCCTGCGTTTGCATTCCGTCGCCCAGGACGCCCTGAAATCCTTCGGAGATCGTCCGGAACGCGCTCTTTCGCTGCTCTCCGACGCCAATCTCCCGGGTAACGAATCCACAGTCGCGATCATCAAGACGCTCAGCGAAAAGAACTCCCGCCGCAGCGCGGCCGTCACCGAGACCCGGATTCCGTCTTCCAACGAAGTCGCGCTTTCCCTCCTGACGAGGAATCCCGGCATTTCCACACCCACACTATCCTCGGACTCCTCAGGACGCTTCACCGTGACGCTGAAGACCAGCGGAGACCTGAATGATCTCTCGCCCCTCAAACCGCTCAATGTTTCCAGCCTCACGATCCAGGGGGCCACTGGCATAGACTGGAACTCCCTGCTCGGATTGCCGCTGGAAAAGCTCGCGCTCACAGACTGCCGCATCGACTCCCTCCCCATGTCCCGCACGCTCTTGCGGGTGAAGTCGATCGATCTCTCCGGGAGCCGGATTACAAGTATCGACGCTCTCCGGCTCGTCGCCGCCCTCGAGGATCTCTCTCTTGCCAACACCTACGTGGGCGACCTGTC